The segment catcaaaatcaatgtttggaggcacaacaaggtttcaagatgcaagtctcgattctagaatcaatagcatcaaaatctgattttggagcacatcgcgctcttagaacatcatttcaaagcttgtgcctcgaaagccccagttgtGGAGCactaaaatcagtgttttgaggcaaaacaaggtttcaagatgtccTGATTcctgagccggtagcatcaaaacttGATTTTcacgcatatcgtgctcttagaacctttttttggaacttatgcctcaaaatcttcggtttcaaagcatcaaaattggtgtttgaaagcacaacaagctttcaagatgcaagtccctattccagagcctgtagtgtcaaaacgtgattttgatgcacatcatgctcttagaacctcctttcggagcgtgtggctcgaaagctccaatttcaaaacatcaaaatcaatgtttaaaggcacaacaaggttacaaGACACAAGTCCAGATTCTCAAGCTGAttgcgtcaaaatatgattttgacaaacatagtgTTCTAAGAACCTCAATTCGGAGGTTGTTccccaaaagcctcatttttggagcataaaaattagtgtttggaagcacaacgaggtttcaagacacaagtcccaattacagagttggtagcgtcaaaacgcaattttgatgtacatcgtgctcttagaacctcgtttcagagcttgTGCGCTcaaagcccttattttggaacattaaaatcaatccgaaaccagggcttttgaggcacaagcttcgaaatgaggttctaagaaaattatgtgcaccaaaatcagattttgatgctattgactctagaatcaggacttgcatcttgaaaccttgttgtgcctccaaacattgattttgatggtccaaaactaagtcttttgaggcacaagctctaaaatgagcttctcaaagaatgatggaattttgacgctactggctccggaatagggacttgtttcttgaaaccttgttgtgcctcaaaatgttgattttgatgtgccaaaatcagggctttcaaggcacaatttccgaaatgaggttctaagagcatgatgtacatcaacattgcattttgactctacccactctggaattgggacttgtgtcttgaaacctcgttgtgactccaaacactaatttttatgttacaaaaatgaggcttttgagtcacaacctccgaaatgaggttctaagaacaccatgtttctatgagcatgatgtgcatcaaaatcgcgttttgacactacaggctccggaacagggacttgcgtcttgaaagcttattgtgcctccaaacaccaattttgatgctacgaaaccgatgattttgaggcatatgcttgaaaacaaagttctaagagcacgatgtgcgtcaaaatcaaattttgaccctaccggctccaaaatcaggacttgcatcttgaaacgttgttgtgcctccaaacatcgatttcgatgctccaaaattggggcttttgaggcacaatttctgaaacaaggttctaagagcacaatatgcatcaaaattaaattttgatgctactggctctagaatcgaggcttgcatcttgaaaccttattgtgcctcaaaacattcattttgatgctttgaatttggggcttttgaggcacaagcttcgaatgaggttttaagagcacgatttgcaccaaaatcagattttgacactattgactctataatcgggacttgcatcttgaaactttgttgtgactccaaaaatcgattttgatgctccaaaactggggcttttcaggcacaatttctaaaacagggttctaagggcaatgtgcatcaaacttgaattttgatgctactgcctctagaataggggcttgcatcttaaaaccttattgtgcctcaaaacacttattttgatgatctgaaaccagggcttttgaggcacaagcttcgaaatgaggttctaagagcacaatgtgcaccaaaatcaaattttgatgctattgactctagaataagaacttgcatcttgaaaccttgttgtgcctccaaacattgattttgatgttccaaaactaagtctttcgaagcacaagctctgaaatgagcttctcaaagaatgatgtgcgtcaaaatggacgctactggctccagaatagggacttgtttcttgaaactttgttgtgcctcaaaacattgattttggtgtgcgaaaatcagggctttcaaggcagaatctccgaaatgaggttctaagagcatgatgtacataaaaattgcattttgactctacccactctgaaattgggacttgtgtcttgaaaccttgttgtgactccaaacactaatttttatgttccaaaaatgaggcttttgattcACAACctcagaaatgaggttctaagaaccccacatttgtcaaaatcgtgttttgatgctatcagcttgtgAATTGGGACTtgtattttgaaaccttgttgtgcctttaaacattaatttGGGTGTTTTTAAACTggtgctttcaagccacatgctctgaaacgagtttctaagagcatgatgtttatcaaaatcaggttttgacactacaagctccgaaatagggacttgagtctcgaaagcttgttgtgcctgcaaacaccaattttgatgcttctaaACCAATGATTTTGAAGAATAAGCTCCAAACTAATTTTTATGttgcaaaaatgaggcttttgagtcacaacctccgaaataaggttctaagagcatgatgtgcgtcaaaatcaaattttgacgctaccggctccagaatcaggacttgcatcttgaaacctttttgtgcgtgttttgaaactggtgctttcaagtCACATGCTCcaaaacgagtttctaagagcatgatgtgcattaaAATCATGTTTAGAAACTGTAggatccagaatagggacttgcgtctcgaaagcctgttgtgcctccgaacaccaattttgatgctttggaaccgatgattttgaggcataagctccaaaacaaggttctaaaagcatgatttgcatcaaaatcatattttgatgctaccggctccagaatcaggacttgcatcttgaaaccttgttgtgcctctaaacatcgattttgatgctccaaaatttgggcttttgaggcacaatttctgaaacagggttctaagagcacaatgtgcatcaaaattaaattttgatgctactggctctagaattggggcttgaattttgaaaccttgttgtgcctcaaaatattgattttgatgctcttagTCTGGGGCTTTTTAGGCACAAGCTtagaatgaggttttaagagcacgatgtgcgccaaaatcagattttgacactattgactctataatcaagacttgcatcttgaaactttgttgtgtctccaaaaatcgattttgatacACCAAAActgggttctaagggcacaatgtgcatcaaacttgaattttgatgctactagctctagaataggggctttcatcttgaaaccttgttgtgccacaaaacattgattttgatgatccgaaaccagggcttttgaggcacaagctttgaaatgaggttctaagagtacgatgttcaccaaaatcagattttgatgtaattgactctagaatcaggacttgcatcttgaaacattgatcAATAAAGATAATATCTAGTTTTATCTCTGGTTTAATTAAGAGGGGTCATGGAAAGAACAggttcaaaatcatgatcaattcGTTTCTCAAATCCTGTTGTAGCTGCACGAGCTCTTCCTGCATGCCACAAATGACCTACGAAAAAGAAAAATCCTGGAACAAAATGAGAGGTGGCTAACCAACTTCGAGGTGAGACATAATTGACCGCATTAATCTTGGTAGCTACACCACCCATAGAATTTAAAGAACCTAAAGGAGCATGAGTCATATATTCTGCTGAACGTCATTCTTGTCAAGGTTGTATTTCTTTTTTTAGCTTACTCAGGTCCAAACCATTAGGACCTCTTAGAGGTTCCAACCAGGTAGCACGAAGATCCAAAAAACGCATTGTTTcccctccaaaaataatttctccAGTAGGAGAACGCATAAGATATTTACCTAAACCAGTAGGTCCTTGGGTAGACCTCACACTAGCTCCAAGAGGTTGGTCTGTAACTAGAAAAGTAAATGCTTGTGCTTGAGAGGCCTCTAGGCCGGTAGGTCCATAGAATTCACTGGGATAAGCTATATTGTTAAACCAAACAAAACAAGAAGCAATGAAaactgattttgatactccaaaactgagtcttttgaggcacaagctctgaaatgagcttctcaaagaatgatgtgcgtcaaaatggaattttgatgctactggctctggaatagggacttgtttcttgaaaccttgttgtgcctcaaaacattgattttgatgtgccaaaattagggctttccaggcacaatcttcgaaatgaggttctcagagcatgatgtacatcaaaattgcattttgactctacccactctggaattgggacgtgtgtcttgaaaccttgttgtgaatccaaacactaatttttatgttccaaaaatgaggcttttgagtcacaaccttcgaaatgaggttctaagaacaccacgtttatcaaaatcttgttttgatgctatcagcttgagaattgggacttttgtcttgaaaccttgttgtgcctcaaaacattgattttgatgctctgaatctgggacttttgaggcacaagcttcgaatgaggttttaagagcacgatgtgcaccaaaatcagattttgacgctattgattatataatcgggacttgcatcttgaaactttgttgtgactccaaaaatcaattttgatgctccaaaactggggcttttaaggcacaatttctaaaacagggttctaagggcacaatgtgcatcaaacttgaattttgatgctactggctcaagaataggggcttgcatcttgaaaccttgttgtgcttcaaaacactgattttgatgatccgaaaccatggcttttgaagcacaagcttcgaaatgagttctaagagcacgatgtgcaccaaaatcaaattttgatgctattgactctagaatcaggacttgcatcttgaaaccttgttgtgcctccaaacattgattttgatgctccaaaactaagtctttcgaggcacaagcttttaaatgagcttctcaaagaatgatgtgcgtcaaaatgggattttgatgctactggctccggaataggaacttgtttcttcaaaccttgttgtccctcaaaacattgattttgatgtgccaaaatcagggctttcaaaggcacaatctctgaaatgaggttctaaaagcatgatgtacatcaaaattgcattttgactctacccactctggaattgggaattttgtcttgaaaccttgttgtgactccaaatactaatttttatgttcaaaaaatgaggcttttgagtcacaacctccaaaataaggttctaagaacaccatgtttgtcaaaatcatgttttgatgctatcagcttgagaattcggacttgtgtcttgaaaccctgttatgcctttaaacattgatttgggtgtttttaaACTGGtccttttgagccacatgctccgaaacgagtttctaagatcacgatgtgcatcaaaatcacgttttgacactacacgctacagaatagggacttgcaactcgaaagcttgttgtgccttcaaacaccaatttttatgcttcgaaactgatgattttgaggcataagctccaaaacaaggttctaagagcacgatgtgcatcaaaatcaaattttgacgctaccgtctCTAGaagcaggacttgcatcttgaaaccttgttgtgcctccaaacatcgattttgatgctccaaaattggggcttttgaggcacaatttctaaaatagggttctaagaacacaatgtgcattaaaattaaattttgatggtactggctctagaatcggggcttgcatcttgaaaccttgttgtgcctcaattcttcaaaccttgttgtgcctcaaaacattaattttgatgttccaaaatcagggctttcaaggcaaaagctccaaaatgaggttctaagagcacaatgtccttcaaaattgcgttttgatgctaccaaatctggaattgggacttgtgtcttgaaaccttgttgtgcctccaaacactaatttttatcctccaaaaatgaggcttttgaggcacaacctctgaaatgaggttcttagaacaccatgtttgtcaaaatcgtgttttgacgctatcagcttgagaatcgggacttgtgtcttgaaaccttgttatgcctttaaacatttattttgatgtttcgaaactcgagcttttgagccacacgctctgaaacgaggttctaagagcatgatgtgcatcaaaattaggttttgacactacaggctttggaatatggaattgcgtcttgaaagcttgttgtgcctttaaacaccaATTTTAATGCTTCGAAACCGAGGATTTTGAGGCAtatgctccaaaacaaggttctaagagcatgatgtgcgtcaaaatcaaattttgaggctACCAGCTCCAAAATCaagaattgcatcttgaaaccttgttgtgcctccaaacattgattttgatgctaaaaaactgggtctttcgaggcacaagctccgaaatgaacttctaagagaatgatgtgaggaattttgacgctataggctttggaatagggactttcttcttgaaaccttttGTGCCCcaaaactaatttttatgctccaaaaacgaggcttttgaagcacaacctccgaaatgaggttctaagaacaccatgtttgtcaaaattgagttttgacgcgatcagcttgagaatcgggactggtgtcttgaaaccttgttgtgcctttaaacgttgattttgatgttttgaaactggtgctttcgagccacaagctccaaaacaaggttctaagagcacgatgtgcatcaaaatcacgttttgacactacagcctctcgaatagggacttgcatcctgaaagcttgttgtgcctccaaacaccaattttgatgcttcaaaaccaaagattttgaggtgtaagctccgaaacaaggttctaagagcatgatgtgcatcaaaataaaattttgatgctaccggctccagaatcaggacttgcacttttgaggcacaatttctaaaacagggttctaagagcacaatgtgcatcaaaattgaattttgatggtactggctctagaatcgggggttgaatcttgaaaccttgttgtgcctcaagacattgattttgatgttgcaaaattagggctttcaaagcacaagctctgaaattaggttctaagagcacgatgtacatcaaaattgcgttttgatgctaacGACTCTGGAATTCGGAatggtgtcttgaaaccttgttgtgcctccaaagactaatttttatgctccaaaaatgaggcttttgaggcacacccTCCGAAATGAAATTCTTAGAACACCATGTgtgtcaaaattgtattttgatgctatcagcttgagaaatgggacttgtgttttgaaaccttgttatgcctttaaacattgattttgatgttttgaaactagagctttcaagccacacgctttgaaatgaggttctaagagcatgatgtgcatcaaaatcacattttcaaactataggctctggaatagggagttgcgtcttgaaagctttttgtgcctccaaacaccaattttaatgcttcgaaaccgaagattttgagggatATGCTCCAGAAcaaggttgtaagagcacgatgtgcatcaaaatcaaattttgactctaccgaCTCAAgattcaggacttgcatcttgaaaccttgttgtgcctccaaacatcaattttgatgctccaaaacgggggcttttgaggcacaatttctaaaacagggttctaagagcacaatgtggatcaaaattgaattttgatgctactggctctagaatccgggcttgcatcttgaaaccttgttgtgcctcaaaacactgattttgatgctccgaaactggggctttcaaggcacaagtttcAAAATCAGGTTCCAAGAGCACGATTTGTGCCAAAATCAAATTTGAtgatattgactctagaatcaggacttgcatcttgaaaccttgttgtgcctccaaatattgattttgatgctccaaaattgggtttttcaaggcacaagctccgaaatgagcttctaagagaatgatgtgcgtcaaaatgaaattttgacactatagtctcgagaatagggacttgcttcttgaaaccttgttgtgcctcaaaacattgattttgatgttcccaaatcagggctttcaaggcacaagctccaaaatgaggttctaagagcacgatgtatatGAAAATTGCGTTTTCATGCTACGGAgcctggaattgggacttgtgtctagaaaccttgttgtgcctctaaacaataatttttatgctccaaaaaggaggcttttgaggcacaacctccgaaaagaggttctaagaaagccatgtttgtcaaaatcgtgtttttacgctatcagcttgagaaatgagacttgtgtcttgaaaccttattgtgcctttaaacattgattttgatgtttcaaaactggagctttcaagccacacgctccgaaatgaggttctaagagcacgatgagcatcaaaatcatgttttgacactacaggctccagaatagggacttgcatcttgaaagcttgttgtgcctccaaacaccaattttgctgcttggaaaccgaagattttgaggcataagctccaaaacaaggttctaagagtacgatgtgcgtcaaaatcaaattttgacactactggctccaAAATaacgacttgcatcttgaaaccttattgtgcctcgaaacatcgattttgatgcaccaaaactggggcttttgaggcacaacttctaaaagagggttttaagagcacaatgtgcatcaaaattgaa is part of the Cryptomeria japonica chromosome 10, Sugi_1.0, whole genome shotgun sequence genome and harbors:
- the LOC131859025 gene encoding LOW QUALITY PROTEIN: photosystem II CP43 reaction center protein-like (The sequence of the model RefSeq protein was modified relative to this genomic sequence to represent the inferred CDS: substituted 2 bases at 2 genomic stop codons), with protein sequence MAHFFIASCFVWFNNIAYPSEFYGPTGLEASQAQAFTFLVTDQPLGASVRSTQGPTGLGKYLMRSPTGEIIFGGETMRFLDLRATWLEPLRGPNGLDLSKLKKEIQPXQEXRSAEYMTHAPLGSLNSMGGVATKINAVNYVSPRSWLATSHFVPGFFFFVGHLWHAGRARAATTGFEKRIDHDFEPVLSMTPLN